A genomic region of Arachis hypogaea cultivar Tifrunner chromosome 5, arahy.Tifrunner.gnm2.J5K5, whole genome shotgun sequence contains the following coding sequences:
- the LOC112801089 gene encoding putative serine carboxypeptidase-like 52, giving the protein MEWNRCNRSLSYTYDVTSTVPYHKYLINKDYKVLIYSGDHDAVIPYLGTMTWIKSLNLSLKRDWLPWYVGGQVGGYTLQYTQGNYNLVYATVKAR; this is encoded by the exons ATGGAATGGAACAGATGCAATCGGAGTTTATCTTACACCTATGATGTCACAAGCACTGTACCATATCACAAGTATCTTATTAACAAAGACTATAAAGTTTTGATTTAcag TGGAGATCATGATGCAGTTATTCCATATTTGGGTACAATGACATGGATAAAATCTCTGAATTTGTCGCTCAAACGAGACTGGTTACCGTGGTATGTAGGTGGACAAGTAGGAGG ATATACATTGCAGTATACACAGGGGAATTATAACCTAGTGTATGCAACTGTGAAGGCAAGATAA